A genomic window from Rhodopirellula islandica includes:
- a CDS encoding ATP-binding cassette domain-containing protein, whose amino-acid sequence MGQPPMVDAGRSHSADTTSSPASEPIVRVTEFRKTYGRTIAVDGIDLEISRGEIYGLIGPDGAGKSSLMKAIAGVLTYDSGTLEVFGTQVDSEQSAETIKDRIGLMPQGLGLNLYADLTIEENVDFFGQIRLVPKEILEQRKKRLLEMTRLDKFRDRAMKNLSGGMKQKLGLVCCLIHHPQLVVLDEPTTGVDPVSRRDFWSILAQLLREEQITALVSTAYMDEATRFHHAALLFDGKVLARGEPDEIAALVPGRIVQAKAEPQAESLGILKQTFPQSEAVGPWLRVFVDDADDEQAKQAVTSRIEKFSPHEMHVAEPDLEDVFIALLRRRGLTDNDDVQTASSTSNTNARHADGLAIEANELVREFGSFRAVDRVNFRVEQGEIFGLLGANGAGKTTVIKMLTGLLPPTAGTGRVAGAEMRRAGQAIKERIGYMSQAFSLYQDLSVVENIRLYAGIYGLSRRRARERTEWIIDMAGLSGRENSLSGSLPMGVRQRLAIGCALVHRPQVLFLDEPTSGVDPIGRRRLWDIIFDLSRNEGVAILVTTHYMSEAEHCDHIAMMYAGRVFADASPSELKASLRNESGQLLEVTTDNPLAALEVLESEGFPGVSLFGKRIHFLASDPAVAEQRVRDALKQSNIEVLSVLEQPLTMEDVFVNRVLALEKADARANGETQ is encoded by the coding sequence ATGGGCCAACCCCCAATGGTAGACGCCGGCCGCAGTCACTCCGCCGACACCACCTCGTCACCTGCTTCCGAACCGATCGTTCGCGTCACAGAATTCCGCAAGACCTATGGTCGTACAATCGCCGTCGATGGCATCGACCTGGAAATCAGTCGCGGAGAGATCTACGGCCTGATAGGTCCCGATGGTGCCGGTAAGAGCAGTCTGATGAAAGCCATCGCAGGTGTCCTCACCTACGACAGCGGAACACTCGAAGTTTTTGGAACCCAGGTTGATTCAGAACAATCCGCGGAAACGATCAAAGATCGAATTGGCTTGATGCCACAAGGCCTGGGGCTGAACCTTTACGCCGACCTGACCATCGAAGAAAACGTGGACTTCTTCGGTCAAATCCGACTGGTTCCCAAAGAGATTCTGGAGCAACGCAAGAAACGCTTGCTCGAGATGACCCGGCTCGACAAATTTCGCGATCGGGCGATGAAGAATCTCTCGGGAGGAATGAAGCAAAAGCTAGGGCTGGTCTGTTGCCTGATCCACCATCCCCAACTCGTGGTGCTGGACGAACCGACGACGGGAGTCGACCCGGTCTCACGCCGAGATTTCTGGAGCATTCTTGCTCAACTGCTGCGAGAAGAACAAATCACAGCGTTGGTTTCCACCGCCTACATGGACGAAGCAACGCGATTCCATCACGCCGCACTGTTGTTCGACGGGAAGGTGCTCGCTCGGGGTGAACCGGACGAGATCGCAGCGCTCGTTCCAGGCCGAATTGTGCAGGCCAAGGCCGAACCACAAGCGGAATCGCTGGGGATCCTCAAACAGACGTTCCCGCAATCCGAAGCGGTTGGACCGTGGCTCCGCGTGTTCGTCGACGACGCTGACGATGAACAGGCCAAACAGGCCGTCACGTCTCGGATTGAAAAGTTCTCACCACATGAAATGCATGTTGCGGAACCGGATCTGGAAGACGTGTTCATTGCCTTGCTGCGGCGACGTGGACTCACGGACAACGATGACGTGCAAACAGCGTCTTCGACTTCCAACACAAACGCCCGACACGCGGACGGACTCGCCATCGAAGCGAACGAACTGGTGCGAGAATTCGGTTCTTTCCGAGCCGTCGATCGCGTCAACTTCCGCGTCGAACAGGGTGAGATCTTTGGACTGCTGGGTGCCAACGGCGCGGGCAAAACAACGGTCATCAAGATGCTGACGGGTCTGCTGCCGCCGACGGCAGGAACGGGCCGCGTTGCCGGTGCCGAAATGCGCCGCGCGGGTCAGGCGATCAAAGAACGCATTGGCTACATGTCCCAGGCGTTCTCGTTGTACCAGGACCTGAGCGTCGTCGAGAACATTCGCTTGTACGCAGGGATCTACGGACTCTCTCGACGCCGGGCACGTGAGCGGACCGAATGGATCATCGACATGGCTGGACTGTCGGGTCGTGAAAACTCGCTCTCGGGAAGCCTGCCGATGGGCGTGCGTCAACGACTGGCCATCGGCTGTGCTTTGGTTCACCGTCCGCAAGTCCTGTTTCTCGATGAACCAACATCCGGAGTCGACCCGATCGGAAGACGGCGTTTGTGGGACATCATATTTGACCTGTCTCGCAACGAAGGCGTGGCGATTCTTGTCACCACACACTACATGAGCGAAGCGGAACACTGCGACCACATTGCGATGATGTACGCCGGACGCGTCTTTGCCGACGCTTCGCCGAGCGAACTCAAAGCGAGCTTGCGAAACGAATCGGGCCAACTGCTTGAAGTCACCACGGACAATCCGTTGGCCGCCCTCGAAGTCCTCGAATCAGAAGGGTTTCCAGGGGTGTCTTTGTTCGGCAAACGCATTCACTTCCTCGCGTCGGATCCAGCGGTCGCCGAACAGCGAGTCAGGGACGCTTTGAAGCAGTCCAACATTGAGGTGCTGTCGGTGTTGGAACAACCGCTGACGATGGAAGACGTGTTTGTGAACCGCGTCCTTGCCCTTGAAAAAGCCGACGCGAGAGCAAACGGGGAAACGCAATGA